The following nucleotide sequence is from Melioribacteraceae bacterium.
CTGCACCGATTATTTCAGCATAAATTTTCGCACCGCGAGCTTTTGCATGCTCAAGTTCTTCCAAAAGGATTGTACCACCACCTTCTCCCATGACAAATCCATTTCTGTCTTTATCAAATGGTCTGGATGCCTCTTTCGGTCTATCATTCCAAGTTGAAATAGCTCTTGATGCGTTAAAGCCACCAATAGACATTTGAGTAATTGCCGCTTCGGATCCACCGGTTACCATTAAATCAGCCGAACCTCTTTGTATAAGAAAGAATGCATCCGCGATAGCATGAGAGGAAGTAGCGCATGCGGAAGTTGTAGCATAATTTGGTCCTTTCAATCCGTAACGAATTGAAATTTGTCCGGCTGCAATATCTGATATCATCATGGGTACAAAGAAAGGACTTATTTTCCTTGGTCCTCCATCAAAAAATGCTTTGGTTTGATTTTCAAAAGTATCCATACCTCCAATTCCACTGCCGAAAACAACGCCAATTCTTTCCCTATCTTCTTTTTCAAGATCGAGTTCAGAATCCTCCATTGCCATTATTGCTGTAGCTAATGCAAATTGAGTAAATAGGTCCATTCTTTTGGCAGCTTTTTTATCAATATATTTTTCAGGATCAAAACCTTTTACCTCACAAGCAAATTGAGTTGCAAAATTAGATGCATCAAAATATGTAATTGGGCCAGCCCCGCTCACCCCGGCTTTTAGAGCTTTCCAAAATTCTGTTACATTATTACCAATTGGCGTTAGCACACCTAACCCTGTAATTACAACTCTTCTATTTTGCATTATTCGACCTAAAAATTATTGAATACTTTGAGTAAGAGAGGAAAGACCACGAAAACGTGGTCCTTCAGAAAAACTATTAACCTTTATGTTCAGTTAAATATTTTATTGCATCACCAACCGTAGAGATTTTTTCTGCATCTTCATCTGGGATTGATAATCCGAATTCGGATTCAAAACCCATTACTAATTCAACGATATCAAGAGAATCTGCGCCTAGATCGTTAGTAAAAGAAGCTTCTGGTGTGATTTGAGATTCTTCAACACCAAGTTTATCCATAATTATCTCTTTTACTTTTGCTTCAATATCCATATTTACTCCTATAAGTTTTTGGTTTATTATGTTTAGAAATCACATTGCCAAACCGCCATCAACGGCGATTACTTGTCCGGTGATATAATCGGAAGCCGGACTGCTTAAAAATACGACAAGTTTTGCAACGTCTTCCCCGCTGCCTAATTTTTTTAATGGTATATTGGAAGTTATAGCTTCTTTCTGCTGATCATTCAATTTTGAAGTCATATCTGTGTCAATAAATCCCGGTGCAATTGCATTTACACAAATATTTCTTGAAGCCAACTCTTTTGCATTAGATTTTGTTAAACCTATAACTCCGGCTTTAGATGCCACGTAATTTGCCTGTCCGGGATTGCCCATTAATGCTACAACCGATGTAATATTCACAATTTTTCCATAACGTTGCCCCATCATCGGTTTCAAAACAGACTTAGTATAATTGAATACACTTTTCAAATTGCTTTCAATAACATGATCAAAATCCGCTTCGGTCATTCTCAGAAGCAAATTATCCTTTGTTATTCCGGCGTTGTTAACTAATATATCAACACCACCCAATTTTTCCAAAGCAAATTTTATGGTTTCTTCAGCGTCTTGAAACTTTCCAGCATCGGCTTTTAGAGCATAAACTTTGGAATTTGGGAAAGTATTAATCAATTCATTTGCTTTTTCGTCAGAACTATGGTAAGTAAAGACAACCGAGCAGCCTTCGTTTAGAAGTTCTTCAACAATAGCTTTTCCAATACCACGTGTTCCGCCGGTTACAATAGCTCGCTTATCTTTTAATATCACTTTTTATTTCTACTGTTAGTTTTCAAATATTGATTACGATATTTTTCTAGTTCCGCAAAACCTTTTTTACCTAGAAGATGTTGAATCTCTTCTTTGCAACAATCATAAATGGTGGAATTTTGATTCTCCGGTTTGTTACAATAATGCAATCTGTTAAGATGGTCATCATCGACTGTTAAAGCACCTTCATAGATTACTAAGGGAAATAATATACAATATAATGGTTTATATTTCCACTTGTGAACTTTATCTTCCATCGCAATTTTTTGAAGAGTACAATAGCCTTGTCTATCAAGAAAGACACATTTCCCGTTATGAACCTCTGTACCAACTGCCCAACCGGAATCAAAATCTGAGTCTTCCTCAGGATCTTCGAACCATTTTTTAACATCTTTTGTCTGCGAATCATCCATCGATTGAATAATTCTTTTTTTCATCTTCATGATGTTTTTGTGTTCCGCAAGATCAGTGTAAACACCATAATAACAACACTCTCCGGAACAGATGCATACATCACAAGTTTTAACAAATTTATGTGTAAAAATTAACGGATCGATCCAGAGTCCATTAATTTTTTTCTCGAATTTTTGTTCGGGCATTAAAGGTACCTTTCAACGTCTTCGAATTTATCAATGCCGAAGAATTTAACATCGGGATTTATTCTTTTAACCAAACCTTGTAAAACTTTACCGGGTCCAATTTCAATAAATTCATCAGCACCATCGGAAATCATATTGTTAATCGTTTCTTCCCAACGAACCGGTGAATCTAGTTGTCTGTAAAGTAAATCGATTATTTCTAATTTATTTGTAACGGGTTTGCCAGTAACATTAGCGTATACTGGAAATTTAGCATCGTAAAAATTAGTCTTATCGAGTTCTTGTTTAAATTCTTCTTTTGTACTTCTCATAAGTGGAGAATGAAAAGCCCCGCTAACAACTAACTCTTTGACGAGTTTTGCGCCATTTTCTTTCGCTAATTTCATAGCTTCATGCACACCCTCAACCGAACCCGAAATAACAATTTGTCCGGGAGAATTAAAATTCGCACATTGAACAACATAATTTTCCGAGACGGAATTACATATTTCTTCAAGTTTTAGAGCTTCTATTCCTAATACAGCAGCCATTGTACCGGGTTGTTCAATCCCTGCTCTTAACATCAATTCACCTCTTTTACGAACAAGTTTTACGGCATCATAATATTGAATTGCTTTAGATGCAACTAACGCTGAATACTCACCCAGAGAATGTCCCGCAGCCATATCGGCATCTAATATTCTAATTATACTCGCGAGTGCTACTGAATGAACAAATATTGCAGGTTGAGTTACATCGGTCTGTTTTAAAGAATCTTCAGGACCATTGAACATTATATGTGAGAGTTTAACGCCTGTTGCTTCTTCGGCAGTCAATATCATTTCTTTGGCTTCTACAGATTTCTCATATAAATCTTTTGCCATACCGACATATTGTGAACCTTGTCCAGGAAATAAGAATGCACGTTTACCCATTAATCAATACCCCACGTCAAATACATAGAACCCCAAGTGTATCCTGCGCCAAATGCAGCCAAAATTAAATTGTCACCTTTTTTCAATTTACCGTTACGGTAATATTCGGTCAAGCATAAAGGGATTGTCGCTGCGGTTGTATTTCCGTATCTATCAATATTAATCATTACTTTGTCCTTACCGATACCCATTCTATTAGCGGTGGCATCGATTATTCTCAAATTTGCTTGATGAGGAACGAGATAGGCAACATCTTCAGATTTGAGATTATTCTTTTCCATAATTTCAACTGATACATCAGCCATACCTTTAACTGCGACTTTGAAAACAGCTTTACCATCCTGATAGATATAATGCAATTTATTATCCACGGTTTCATGAGATGCCGGTAAAGCACTACCACCCGCTTTCATATAAAGTGCTTCTTTACCTTTTCCGTCAACTCTTAATATGGAATCATGAATTCCCAGATTATCATCGTCGGTTGGTTCGAGTAAAACCGCAGAAGCAGCATCACCAAATAAAATACATGTATTTCTGTCGGTATAATCGGTAATTGCACTCATTTTATCAGAACCAACGACAATTACTTTTTTATACCTACCGCTTTCAATTAATGAAGTACCGGTTTGAAGAGCAAATAGAAATCCCGAACACGCGGCTGAAAGATCAAATCCCCATGCATCCGGAATATTTAATTTCTCTTGCACCAAACAAGCTGTTGCCGGGAAAAACATATCGGGTGTTACCGTTGCAACTATAATGACTTCGATTTCGTTTCTATCGATATTTTTTGATTTAAGTAGATCTTCAATTGCGAGTGCAGCCATATCACTTGTTGCACCGTCTTCCATTTTACGACGTTCACTAATTCCGGTACGTGTTTTAATCCATTCGTCATTAGTGTCAACAATACTTTCAAAATATTTATTATCCATTACCGTTTCGGGAACATACATTCCGACAGCGGTAATTGCAGCCTTTATTCTATTTGTTTGCATAATACTTTAACGATTCCTCAAATTTTTGGAGAATATTTAGATCGTACATTTCCTTTGCACGAAGTACCATATTCTTAATGGCTAGAGGTGAACTTGAACCATGACCGATAATACTAATTCCATTTACACCTAATAATGGAACTCCGCCATGATATTGGTAATCCATATCTTTTAGTGAATCTTTTAATACTCCTTTTGTGACAAGAGCTTTAATTTTATTGGTTATTCCTTTACCAGCATATGTTCTGATTTTAGAACGAAGCAAACCTAAAACACTTTCACCAAATTTCAGAATAATATTTCCGACAAAACCATCACAAACAATTACATCAACTTTTCCGTTCATAACATCTCTACCCTCAACATTTCCAATATAATTTAGTTTGGAAGCTTTAAGAAGTTTATGAGTTTCAAAAGTTAATTCATTCCCTTTTTCCTCTTCTTCGCCGACACTTAGTAAACCAACTTTTGGGTTTTGAACTTTATAAATCTCTTGTGAAATTATTGTACCTAATGCGGCGTATTCTAAAAGATGCTGTGGTTTAGAATCAACACTTGCACCGGCATCGAACAGCATAGTGAATTTATTTTCGGCATTCGGAAAAGAGGCGCCAATAGTCGGTCTTCCTACTCCAGGGATTCTTCCCATAATCAAAGTTGAAGCTGCTAACATTGCACCGGTATTACCTGCACTAACAAATGCATCGACTTTTTTATCTTTGACCAGATTTGCACCAACTACGATTGACGAATTTTTCTTCGTACGAATTGCAGCTGTAGGAGTATCTGTCATTGTGATTTGTTCGGGTGCGTGAATTATGAATTCATCGGAAAATTTAAAACCATTTTTATTTATAACTTCTTTTATTTTGACTATATCGCCAACTAGAAATAATTCAAAGCTTTTACTCTCTTGAAATGCTTGTATTGCACCAACGACGTCGTTATGGGGAGCGAAATCACTCCCCATCGCGTCAACTGCTATCTTGCAATTTGAATTATTCTGTAGGTTTGTCATAATCCGAAGATTTATGATTCAGGTACGAACATTGATCTGCCGGCATAGTAACCGCAGTTAGGGCATGCACGGTGGTTCAATTTCATTTCACCGCAATTAGAACACTTACCTAATGAAGGAGCACTTGCCTTGTAATGTGTTCTTCTTTTATCCCTTCTAGTCTTAGATATTTTACGTTTTGGATGTGGCATTTTATCCCTTCTTAGTTATTTAATTTATCTTTCAATTTTAGTAACGGTTCCCAAACGGGATTTATTTCATCTTTATTACAATTGCATTCACCACTGTTCAAGTCTTTACCACATTTTGGACAAAGACCTTTGCAATCTTCACTACATAGATGCTTCATTGGCATTGCTAGCAGTGTTAATTCTTTAACATCCTTTGATAAATTGATTTTATCTTGATCGGGTGAAAGAAAATGAATATTTGTATCATCTTCAGAATCACCACTTTTATCAATCAAATAAATCATGTTAAAATCATGATTAATCGATTGATCATATTCTTTTGTGCACCTATCACATATTAAGTGTGCAGTTGCTTGCGTATTGCATCTTAAAACAATTTGATGCGCTGACTTATCCATCTCACAATTTAGAAGAACATCATCAACAAAATCAGAACCAAGATTTAACTTTTCTGCCGATTCTCTAAATTCCAGTTCGTGAATCCCGTCAGCAAAGTTTGTAAACTTAATTATCATGGGAATATCAAAAAATGTAAGTTGGAAATATACTTATTGGGTTTTTGATAATCAATTATTTTTCCACAGGAAAGATTATCTTAAAATATTGTTATTTAATAAGTTATTTTGGTTATATAAAGTCATTAATTTAGTCAATTATAATATTTTATTGAAAATATGGGAAAAATCTGGACAATTATTAAGTGGGAATTTTTGCAAAGAGTTAAAGATCGATTATTTGTAATCACCCTAATTGCGGCTCCGTTATTGGTTTTAATGGTCGGAACAGCTGCCGGATTATTATCTGAAGCTAGTCTTGACTACACTAAAGTCATCGGATTCAGAATTGATAATCCGAAATATTTTAACTCGATCGACAATAGATTAAATCAGCTTATTCTTGATGATGGACAACCGGCGTTTATAGGTGTTTTATTAGGAGAAGACAAAGAATATTCTCAAAACTCAGTTGATTGTCTTGTTCGCATCACCGAAATCGAAAACCAATTCATTATTGAATTAAATTACGGTTATACACTCTCCCCTTTGGAATTGAACAAAATTGAGGATGCAATTAAAACCGGTTTGACTGAGAATTATATAAAAAAACAAAATTCGGAAATACTATTACCCAAATTTGATTTTCAGCAGTTATTAAAAAATCAATCAACAAGTACAATTGACGAGTTTAACAAATTATTCTTCGCCGGTTTTGCCTTTTTATTTCTTTTAATAATTGTAATAATATATTCGGGTTCAAGTTTTACAAGAGCTTTGGCGGAAGAAAAAAATACACATATCAATGAAATCTTACTTTCTAGCGTTTCTCCTAATGAAATTCTTTTTGGAAAATATTTTGGCTTAGCTTTACTTGGAATTTTACAAACTTTATTTTGGTTCGGATTTAGTTACATGTTCTTCGGGGGAAATTCCACACATCTAGAAATTGTAACTAATTTACCATTGTTGATTATTTATTTTTTTCTGGGTTATCTTCTGTATAGCGCAATTTTTCTTGCTCTCGGTGCTCAAGTAACTACCGAAA
It contains:
- the fabF gene encoding beta-ketoacyl-ACP synthase II, translating into MQNRRVVITGLGVLTPIGNNVTEFWKALKAGVSGAGPITYFDASNFATQFACEVKGFDPEKYIDKKAAKRMDLFTQFALATAIMAMEDSELDLEKEDRERIGVVFGSGIGGMDTFENQTKAFFDGGPRKISPFFVPMMISDIAAGQISIRYGLKGPNYATTSACATSSHAIADAFFLIQRGSADLMVTGGSEAAITQMSIGGFNASRAISTWNDRPKEASRPFDKDRNGFVMGEGGGTILLEELEHAKARGAKIYAEIIGAGLTGDAFHVTAPPPEGEGAFRSMREALKDGGIKPEQVDYINAHGTSTPLNDENETAAIRNLFGEHAYKLAISSTKSMTGHLLGAAGAVEAVATVLAIKNSFVPPTINLDEPDPLCDLDYTPKVGKERNIDYAISNTFGFGGHNASLLFKKYDE
- a CDS encoding acyl carrier protein, which gives rise to MDIEAKVKEIIMDKLGVEESQITPEASFTNDLGADSLDIVELVMGFESEFGLSIPDEDAEKISTVGDAIKYLTEHKG
- the fabG gene encoding 3-oxoacyl-[acyl-carrier-protein] reductase, with the translated sequence MILKDKRAIVTGGTRGIGKAIVEELLNEGCSVVFTYHSSDEKANELINTFPNSKVYALKADAGKFQDAEETIKFALEKLGGVDILVNNAGITKDNLLLRMTEADFDHVIESNLKSVFNYTKSVLKPMMGQRYGKIVNITSVVALMGNPGQANYVASKAGVIGLTKSNAKELASRNICVNAIAPGFIDTDMTSKLNDQQKEAITSNIPLKKLGSGEDVAKLVVFLSSPASDYITGQVIAVDGGLAM
- a CDS encoding DUF3109 family protein; translation: MPEQKFEKKINGLWIDPLIFTHKFVKTCDVCICSGECCYYGVYTDLAEHKNIMKMKKRIIQSMDDSQTKDVKKWFEDPEEDSDFDSGWAVGTEVHNGKCVFLDRQGYCTLQKIAMEDKVHKWKYKPLYCILFPLVIYEGALTVDDDHLNRLHYCNKPENQNSTIYDCCKEEIQHLLGKKGFAELEKYRNQYLKTNSRNKK
- the fabD gene encoding ACP S-malonyltransferase produces the protein MGKRAFLFPGQGSQYVGMAKDLYEKSVEAKEMILTAEEATGVKLSHIMFNGPEDSLKQTDVTQPAIFVHSVALASIIRILDADMAAGHSLGEYSALVASKAIQYYDAVKLVRKRGELMLRAGIEQPGTMAAVLGIEALKLEEICNSVSENYVVQCANFNSPGQIVISGSVEGVHEAMKLAKENGAKLVKELVVSGAFHSPLMRSTKEEFKQELDKTNFYDAKFPVYANVTGKPVTNKLEIIDLLYRQLDSPVRWEETINNMISDGADEFIEIGPGKVLQGLVKRINPDVKFFGIDKFEDVERYL
- a CDS encoding beta-ketoacyl-ACP synthase III — encoded protein: MQTNRIKAAITAVGMYVPETVMDNKYFESIVDTNDEWIKTRTGISERRKMEDGATSDMAALAIEDLLKSKNIDRNEIEVIIVATVTPDMFFPATACLVQEKLNIPDAWGFDLSAACSGFLFALQTGTSLIESGRYKKVIVVGSDKMSAITDYTDRNTCILFGDAASAVLLEPTDDDNLGIHDSILRVDGKGKEALYMKAGGSALPASHETVDNKLHYIYQDGKAVFKVAVKGMADVSVEIMEKNNLKSEDVAYLVPHQANLRIIDATANRMGIGKDKVMINIDRYGNTTAATIPLCLTEYYRNGKLKKGDNLILAAFGAGYTWGSMYLTWGID
- the plsX gene encoding phosphate acyltransferase PlsX codes for the protein MTNLQNNSNCKIAVDAMGSDFAPHNDVVGAIQAFQESKSFELFLVGDIVKIKEVINKNGFKFSDEFIIHAPEQITMTDTPTAAIRTKKNSSIVVGANLVKDKKVDAFVSAGNTGAMLAASTLIMGRIPGVGRPTIGASFPNAENKFTMLFDAGASVDSKPQHLLEYAALGTIISQEIYKVQNPKVGLLSVGEEEEKGNELTFETHKLLKASKLNYIGNVEGRDVMNGKVDVIVCDGFVGNIILKFGESVLGLLRSKIRTYAGKGITNKIKALVTKGVLKDSLKDMDYQYHGGVPLLGVNGISIIGHGSSSPLAIKNMVLRAKEMYDLNILQKFEESLKYYANK
- the rpmF gene encoding 50S ribosomal protein L32 produces the protein MPHPKRKISKTRRDKRRTHYKASAPSLGKCSNCGEMKLNHRACPNCGYYAGRSMFVPES
- a CDS encoding DUF177 domain-containing protein, whose translation is MIIKFTNFADGIHELEFRESAEKLNLGSDFVDDVLLNCEMDKSAHQIVLRCNTQATAHLICDRCTKEYDQSINHDFNMIYLIDKSGDSEDDTNIHFLSPDQDKINLSKDVKELTLLAMPMKHLCSEDCKGLCPKCGKDLNSGECNCNKDEINPVWEPLLKLKDKLNN
- a CDS encoding ABC transporter permease; its protein translation is MQRVKDRLFVITLIAAPLLVLMVGTAAGLLSEASLDYTKVIGFRIDNPKYFNSIDNRLNQLILDDGQPAFIGVLLGEDKEYSQNSVDCLVRITEIENQFIIELNYGYTLSPLELNKIEDAIKTGLTENYIKKQNSEILLPKFDFQQLLKNQSTSTIDEFNKLFFAGFAFLFLLIIVIIYSGSSFTRALAEEKNTHINEILLSSVSPNEILFGKYFGLALLGILQTLFWFGFSYMFFGGNSTHLEIVTNLPLLIIYFFLGYLLYSAIFLALGAQVTTENEAQQITTLTSLFLIIPVVISAQIFVSPDSLLSSIFTYFPLTTAPVMLMKINVSDTSVSEIILTILIQIISITVVIMIASKYFAKGLSQFNKKTRR